Proteins co-encoded in one Pyxidicoccus xibeiensis genomic window:
- a CDS encoding carboxypeptidase-like regulatory domain-containing protein — protein sequence MRTRWWLSALVVLGVLALCGSWLLRGGGARSPPQDTAQVARPADAGLPARALVAPRTLRPDAAGLRIRGTVVDVRGEPVAGAHVSASWPEPGQTLSELPCPEEPLKALHDGRVPPEARGMKLPGCMGMASGLVLERVTAREGEAPVHAQATTADDGTFVLEGLPEGPLALWVLAEHGAVLHPGLPAGTEGVKLVLEEGRVVEGLVLGDGAPLAGATVTVLHGPHTRFFDATTGADGRFRVGPLPHGAFYVVVAREGWLPELEFDDAKLEVTLHRPHPLTGRVLSGGAPVPGVEVHVTPGESIPSNRDRTATSDAEGRFRFVLPLSGQHTLSASRDGRYALARVELGAAPSPEVLLELGSALHVEGRVSDSARRPVAGARVSLSSSSTDVTTLETVTGKDGRYRLGPVEPGGWRFYLKADRYVDTRQPLERKLSAGMGPVDFTLARASSVTGRVTDPEGRPLPGLELSLVRPKPEDSLGFHAPLEQAWTDEEGRFILDASAPGKYRLKVFDQRFLGVDLPVRAPARDVHVRMRAGASVKGTVVDAHGLPVDQFRVFPDARGPEDGAGSHREAHTDEQGRFHLQGVKPGDYVLRASREMGGVKREASREVKLGDGVHPEVELRLAAERTLSGTVVDGEGRPLEGAYLRAWPPERGRVRIRERRLDGRPTPPSGSIPTGPDGRFTLRYLTEAAYDVGVWKHGYTLVPERSKGAPLVDGDRFGTGPDTGPLHIVLERRPHVVGRVVGPDGAPLPSFIANNVPVEDANGAFAVPMQEDGPFILTLWADGLERLERQVEAYSRGKDLDLGVLRMTADAGQD from the coding sequence ATGCGCACGCGTTGGTGGCTGTCCGCGCTCGTCGTCCTCGGAGTGCTCGCGCTCTGCGGCAGCTGGCTGCTCCGCGGCGGCGGCGCGCGTTCACCGCCGCAGGACACCGCCCAGGTGGCTCGCCCCGCGGATGCCGGACTCCCGGCACGTGCGCTCGTGGCACCTCGGACGCTGCGCCCCGATGCGGCGGGCCTGCGCATCCGCGGCACCGTGGTGGACGTGCGGGGCGAGCCCGTGGCCGGAGCCCACGTCTCCGCGTCGTGGCCGGAGCCCGGACAGACGCTGTCGGAGCTGCCCTGCCCCGAAGAGCCCCTGAAGGCCTTGCATGACGGAAGGGTTCCTCCCGAGGCCCGGGGCATGAAGCTCCCCGGCTGCATGGGGATGGCGAGCGGCCTCGTCCTGGAGCGCGTCACCGCGCGCGAGGGCGAAGCCCCCGTCCATGCCCAGGCCACCACCGCCGACGACGGCACCTTCGTCCTCGAAGGGCTGCCCGAAGGGCCCCTGGCGCTCTGGGTCCTCGCCGAGCACGGCGCGGTGCTGCACCCCGGCCTTCCCGCCGGCACCGAGGGCGTGAAGCTGGTGCTGGAGGAGGGCCGCGTGGTGGAGGGCCTCGTCCTGGGGGACGGCGCGCCCCTGGCCGGTGCCACGGTGACGGTGCTGCACGGCCCTCACACCCGCTTCTTCGACGCGACCACCGGCGCGGACGGCCGCTTCCGCGTCGGCCCGCTGCCGCACGGCGCCTTCTACGTCGTCGTCGCCCGCGAAGGCTGGCTCCCGGAGCTCGAGTTCGATGACGCGAAGCTGGAGGTGACACTCCACCGCCCGCACCCGCTCACCGGCCGCGTGCTGTCTGGAGGCGCCCCCGTCCCGGGCGTCGAGGTGCACGTGACTCCCGGAGAGAGCATTCCCAGCAACAGGGACCGCACCGCCACTTCGGACGCCGAGGGGCGCTTCCGCTTCGTGCTCCCCTTGAGCGGCCAGCACACGCTCAGCGCCTCGCGCGACGGACGGTATGCGCTCGCCCGCGTGGAGCTGGGAGCAGCGCCTTCGCCCGAGGTCCTCCTGGAGCTGGGCAGCGCCCTCCATGTCGAGGGCCGCGTGTCCGACAGCGCGCGGCGGCCCGTGGCCGGCGCTCGGGTGTCCCTGTCGTCGTCGTCGACCGACGTCACGACGCTGGAGACCGTCACCGGCAAGGACGGCCGCTACCGGCTGGGCCCCGTGGAGCCCGGCGGCTGGCGCTTCTATTTGAAGGCCGACCGGTACGTCGACACGCGCCAGCCGCTGGAGCGCAAGCTCTCCGCGGGCATGGGCCCCGTGGACTTCACCCTCGCCCGCGCCAGCTCCGTCACCGGCCGCGTCACCGACCCCGAGGGGCGCCCCCTGCCGGGCCTCGAGCTGTCGCTCGTGCGCCCCAAGCCCGAGGACTCGCTGGGCTTCCACGCGCCCCTGGAGCAGGCCTGGACGGACGAGGAGGGCCGCTTCATCCTCGACGCCAGCGCCCCCGGGAAATACCGCCTCAAGGTCTTCGACCAGCGCTTCCTCGGCGTGGACCTCCCCGTCCGGGCGCCCGCCAGGGACGTCCACGTCCGGATGCGCGCGGGGGCCTCCGTGAAGGGGACGGTGGTGGATGCGCACGGCCTGCCGGTGGACCAGTTCCGGGTGTTTCCGGACGCCAGGGGGCCGGAGGACGGCGCGGGCTCCCACCGTGAGGCGCACACCGACGAGCAGGGGCGCTTCCACCTCCAGGGCGTGAAGCCCGGCGACTACGTGCTGCGGGCCTCGCGGGAGATGGGCGGCGTCAAGCGCGAGGCGTCGCGCGAGGTGAAGCTGGGTGACGGCGTCCATCCCGAGGTGGAGCTGCGGCTGGCCGCGGAGCGCACCCTGTCCGGCACAGTGGTGGACGGCGAGGGCAGGCCGCTCGAGGGCGCCTACCTCCGGGCCTGGCCACCCGAGCGCGGCAGGGTGCGCATCCGGGAAAGGCGCCTCGATGGCCGTCCCACTCCACCCTCGGGCAGCATCCCCACGGGCCCGGACGGCCGCTTCACCCTGCGCTACCTGACGGAGGCCGCGTATGACGTCGGCGTCTGGAAGCATGGCTACACCCTGGTCCCCGAGCGTTCGAAGGGGGCTCCGCTGGTGGACGGGGACCGGTTCGGCACAGGCCCGGACACGGGCCCGCTCCACATCGTCCTGGAGCGCAGGCCTCACGTCGTCGGCCGCGTGGTGGGCCCCGATGGCGCTCCTCTTCCCAGCTTCATCGCGAACAACGTCCCGGTGGAGGACGCGAATGGCGCCTTCGCGGTTCCCATGCAGGAGGATGGCCCCTTCATCCTCACCCTGTGGGCGGACGGCCTGGAGCGCCTGGAGCGACAGGTGGAGGCGTACTCGCGAGGGAAGGACCTGGACCTGGGCGTGCTGCGGATGACCGCCGACGCCGGGCAGGACTGA
- a CDS encoding carboxypeptidase-like regulatory domain-containing protein, translating into MRTSRWLLGLAVLGVLALLGVWLLLGSEPLQAPAPVARSEKPAPAPQTRRPSAGLRIRGTVMDERLGTPVAGARVSATWPVPGQTLSEQHCVEEVLRPDRFHPDKRLSECLERLHDVLLKRVAAREGEAPLYAEATTATDGTFVLEGLPEGPLALWALGEHGAVLRSGIPAGTDGVKLILGKGEVVEGLVEAEDDAPLAGATVTVFDARHTRFFDATSGADGHFRIGPVPPGPLVAFVSHEGKPLALAVASARPWNLHGHHALTGRVLSGGAPVQGAEVRVSRGDDLPDTRARLTPTDAQGRFTFQLPSADGYTLSASSDGRYALARVQLEGSTPPPEVVLEPGSALHVEGRVSDDGRRPVAGARVALVSPRGLHPVAETLTGEDGRYRLGPVEPGTWRFEVESRRHLASKEPLQRELTRDTGPVDLTLTRASSVAGRVTDPKGQPLPGLALSLVRPTPEGDALQDEARTDEDGRFLLRADTAGDHRIDVRESRQLRTPFPVRAPAEDVHLSLRPGAAVKGVVLDADGVPLTDCWVELQDPAQGAKPELPHPEPTDATGRFHVRGVKAGRYVLWAARAFQGLAHRTSREVDLRAGEPLEVTLKMPPERTLSGLVVDHAGRPVDRAYLQVRLPSENSPHDSRHIVTGPDGRFTVWHLTEPAYDVAVSKEGHTFSAERSKGGQRVDGADWLRVGADTAQVRLVMKRHPHVIGRLVGPDGAPLPWFQVSDRRVSGTAGAFALPIDALPRPIVLLFRARGMSPLVRQVSLRDDGRDVDLGELRMTPRLEVRGRVVDAETSLPVQGAFIRPLVKRGYNEHGDEEEVPRGGDSAADGSFKVGPLDPGPLILVVSARGRYREQRLTVEAGAKEEVTVRLDPGPRVELTVMDGQGPIPEASVRFAEDSDSVPSRIDERGPLVQDIFDSPRLGTVKEGRLVQRGLEPGPYTIVVRAPGEAESGRLRFLPQRVVLPASGAVQLTFKEVVGGATLKLRVPDGASRSVLLVQGSVRPPETAAGLFHLSREGWMSADSAGEATFHHVPEGRVTLLLRNPASPKQLHVEELDVPASGTVSRELNPVWRSLDATAF; encoded by the coding sequence ATGCGCACGAGTCGGTGGCTGCTGGGACTCGCCGTCCTCGGAGTGCTCGCGCTCCTGGGGGTGTGGCTGCTCCTCGGAAGCGAGCCTCTCCAGGCCCCGGCTCCGGTGGCGCGCTCGGAGAAGCCTGCCCCGGCGCCCCAGACGCGGCGGCCCAGCGCGGGCCTGCGCATCCGAGGCACCGTGATGGATGAGCGCCTGGGGACGCCCGTGGCCGGAGCCCGCGTCTCCGCCACCTGGCCGGTGCCCGGACAGACGCTGTCGGAGCAGCACTGCGTCGAGGAGGTCCTACGGCCGGACCGCTTCCATCCGGACAAGAGGCTCTCCGAGTGCCTGGAACGGCTGCATGACGTCCTCCTGAAGCGCGTCGCCGCGCGCGAGGGAGAGGCGCCCCTCTACGCCGAGGCCACCACCGCCACGGACGGCACCTTCGTCCTCGAGGGGCTCCCCGAAGGCCCGCTGGCGCTCTGGGCGCTGGGGGAGCACGGGGCGGTGCTGCGCTCCGGCATCCCCGCGGGCACCGACGGCGTGAAGCTCATCCTGGGGAAGGGCGAGGTGGTGGAGGGCCTCGTCGAGGCGGAGGACGACGCGCCGCTGGCCGGTGCCACGGTGACGGTGTTCGACGCCCGTCACACCCGCTTCTTCGACGCGACCTCCGGCGCGGACGGCCACTTCCGTATCGGCCCGGTGCCACCCGGTCCCCTCGTCGCCTTCGTCTCCCACGAGGGCAAACCCCTCGCGCTCGCGGTGGCCAGCGCGAGGCCCTGGAACCTGCACGGCCATCACGCGCTCACCGGCCGCGTGCTGTCCGGCGGAGCCCCCGTGCAGGGCGCCGAGGTCCGCGTGAGCCGGGGCGACGACCTCCCGGATACCCGCGCCCGCCTGACCCCCACGGACGCGCAGGGCCGCTTCACCTTCCAGCTGCCCTCGGCGGACGGGTACACGCTCAGCGCGTCGAGCGACGGACGGTATGCGCTCGCCCGCGTGCAGTTGGAGGGCTCCACGCCTCCGCCCGAGGTCGTCCTGGAGCCGGGCAGCGCCCTCCACGTCGAGGGCCGCGTGTCCGACGACGGGCGGCGGCCCGTGGCCGGGGCTCGCGTGGCCCTGGTCTCGCCGCGGGGCCTCCACCCGGTGGCGGAGACGCTCACCGGCGAGGACGGGCGCTACCGCCTGGGCCCCGTGGAGCCCGGCACCTGGCGCTTCGAGGTGGAGTCCCGCCGGCACCTCGCCTCGAAGGAGCCGCTGCAGCGCGAGCTCACCCGGGACACGGGCCCCGTGGACCTCACCCTCACCCGCGCCAGCTCCGTCGCCGGCCGCGTCACCGACCCCAAGGGGCAGCCGCTGCCGGGGCTCGCGCTGTCCCTCGTGCGGCCCACCCCGGAGGGCGACGCGCTCCAGGACGAGGCCCGGACGGACGAGGACGGCCGCTTCCTCCTGAGGGCCGACACCGCCGGGGACCATCGCATCGACGTCAGGGAGTCTCGCCAGCTGCGCACGCCCTTCCCGGTCCGCGCGCCGGCCGAGGACGTCCACCTCTCGCTGCGACCGGGCGCAGCCGTGAAGGGAGTGGTGCTGGATGCGGATGGAGTCCCGCTGACGGACTGCTGGGTGGAGCTCCAGGACCCGGCACAGGGCGCGAAGCCGGAGCTCCCTCACCCCGAGCCCACCGATGCGACAGGGCGCTTCCACGTCCGAGGAGTGAAGGCCGGCCGTTACGTGCTGTGGGCCGCGCGGGCATTCCAGGGGCTCGCCCACCGGACCTCGCGGGAGGTGGACCTGCGTGCGGGAGAACCCCTGGAGGTGACACTGAAGATGCCGCCGGAGCGCACCCTGTCCGGCCTCGTGGTGGACCACGCCGGCAGGCCCGTCGACCGGGCGTACCTCCAGGTCCGCCTCCCCTCGGAGAACAGTCCCCACGACTCCAGGCACATCGTCACGGGCCCGGACGGCCGCTTCACCGTGTGGCACCTGACGGAGCCCGCCTACGACGTGGCCGTGTCGAAGGAAGGCCACACCTTCTCGGCCGAGCGCTCGAAGGGAGGCCAGCGTGTGGACGGGGCGGACTGGCTTCGCGTCGGCGCGGACACGGCCCAGGTGAGGCTGGTGATGAAGCGGCACCCCCACGTCATCGGACGGCTGGTGGGACCCGACGGTGCGCCCCTCCCGTGGTTCCAGGTGTCCGACCGGCGCGTGTCGGGCACGGCCGGCGCCTTCGCCCTGCCCATCGACGCGCTGCCACGCCCCATCGTGCTCCTCTTCCGGGCCCGGGGCATGAGCCCGCTGGTGCGCCAGGTGAGCCTCCGCGACGACGGACGGGACGTGGACCTGGGCGAGCTGCGGATGACGCCGCGCCTCGAGGTCCGTGGCCGGGTGGTGGACGCGGAGACGTCGCTGCCGGTGCAGGGCGCCTTCATCAGGCCCCTGGTGAAGCGCGGCTACAACGAACATGGCGACGAGGAAGAGGTGCCGCGCGGTGGGGACTCGGCCGCGGACGGCTCCTTCAAGGTGGGCCCCCTGGACCCGGGCCCCCTCATCCTCGTCGTGAGCGCCAGGGGCCGCTACCGGGAGCAGCGCCTCACCGTGGAGGCGGGCGCGAAGGAGGAGGTGACGGTGAGGCTGGACCCGGGCCCCCGCGTGGAGTTGACGGTGATGGACGGCCAGGGCCCCATCCCCGAAGCCTCGGTCCGCTTCGCAGAGGACTCCGACTCCGTCCCCTCCCGCATCGACGAGAGAGGCCCGCTCGTCCAGGACATCTTCGACTCACCCCGGCTCGGCACCGTCAAGGAGGGGCGGCTCGTCCAGCGCGGACTGGAGCCGGGCCCCTACACGATTGTGGTGAGGGCCCCGGGAGAAGCAGAGAGCGGGCGGCTCCGGTTCCTTCCCCAGCGCGTGGTGCTGCCCGCCAGCGGCGCGGTCCAGCTCACCTTCAAGGAGGTGGTGGGAGGCGCCACGCTGAAGCTGCGCGTTCCGGACGGCGCCAGCCGGAGCGTGTTGCTCGTCCAGGGAAGCGTGCGTCCGCCCGAGACCGCCGCGGGCCTGTTCCACCTGTCTCGCGAGGGGTGGATGTCCGCGGACTCCGCGGGCGAGGCCACCTTCCACCACGTCCCCGAGGGCCGGGTGACCCTCCTCCTTCGCAACCCGGCCTCCCCGAAGCAGCTCCACGTCGAGGAGCTGGACGTCCCCGCCAGTGGCACGGTGTCACGCGAGCTGAACCCGGTGTGGCGTTCACTCGACGCCACGGCGTTCTAG